A window of Mucilaginibacter paludis DSM 18603 contains these coding sequences:
- a CDS encoding LysR family transcriptional regulator: MVNLEWFRTFKAIYETGTLTGAAEALYISQPGVSLHLSSLEAHVGYKLFDRSSRKMVSTERGKILYNFILEPLSKLEQAEQHFHKSIEKERPTISIGMCFETFQFTLESYLSSLQFNVIIKFGDYPEMLKDLDSGILDLIITPQKGDYKGLLYKPFFKERIVIIAGAQTQTGEFSTLLLQNDKNAIHQWLLKQIWYGTTADMEHLRKFWHLNFGKRPDFKPNYIVPNMSSIVRCLSGGNGIAVIPDFLSKKELNSGNIKIIWDGFEPIENTLYFGTRKKTIYAEQIKQIEEIFLKEMIDRP; this comes from the coding sequence ATGGTTAATTTAGAATGGTTCAGAACTTTTAAGGCGATATACGAAACAGGGACGCTAACCGGCGCTGCGGAGGCCCTGTACATATCGCAGCCGGGGGTTAGCCTGCATTTAAGTTCGTTGGAGGCACATGTAGGTTATAAACTTTTTGATCGTTCGTCGCGCAAAATGGTATCTACCGAGCGGGGCAAAATACTGTACAACTTTATCCTGGAGCCACTCAGTAAGCTTGAACAGGCGGAACAGCACTTCCATAAAAGCATTGAAAAAGAGCGACCTACCATCAGCATCGGAATGTGTTTTGAAACCTTTCAGTTTACGCTTGAATCTTACCTGTCGTCCTTACAGTTTAACGTGATCATCAAATTTGGCGATTATCCCGAGATGCTGAAAGACTTAGACAGCGGGATATTAGACCTCATTATCACGCCGCAAAAAGGAGATTACAAAGGCCTGCTTTACAAGCCATTTTTTAAGGAGCGCATTGTAATTATTGCAGGAGCCCAAACCCAAACCGGAGAGTTTAGTACACTGCTGCTCCAAAACGATAAAAATGCAATACACCAATGGCTGCTTAAACAAATATGGTACGGCACAACGGCCGATATGGAGCATCTGCGTAAATTTTGGCATCTCAATTTTGGAAAGCGGCCCGATTTTAAGCCGAATTATATTGTACCTAACATGAGCTCCATTGTACGATGCCTGAGTGGCGGCAACGGCATTGCCGTTATTCCGGATTTTTTATCGAAAAAAGAACTCAATTCGGGTAATATCAAAATCATTTGGGACGGCTTCGAGCCGATAGAAAATACGCTTTACTTCGGCACCAGGAAAAAAACCATCTACGCCGAACAAATTAAACAGATTGAGGAGATCTTTTTAAAGGAAATGATTGACCGGCCGTAG
- a CDS encoding IS4 family transposase has product MSSELFEPTVLDGLARKTEAIQRKRKVGGKELLDMALFDGDQSFNGMSMQLMRRDGLDISKQALHQRHHSNMTKFVQAVFEQLIAVELPQEQTQGLEIRIKDSTRFALPEVIAETFPGTKGSGMKAGASVQFEFEIKSGKSDIKVTPANANDQGESHLDKASIQPGVLYMRDLGYTHLSYMNNINKVKAFFINKLCPKTTIYLLKDDQYQKLELSKLQGITGVFDQQVYIGADKMPVRIIIEPVSEELKARRIANTEKYNKKKGSTTSKGFKERAGFNFIVTNLVSEKYSAELIQKLYHLRWQIELVFKAWKSFLKIHTFPKGSSDRITSILYSKLIWAVLSWKICMAIGKIGQISVLKVHRLIASTKEELRAQSFRDMLKVVSSVGEIKLKAPFKRAQKT; this is encoded by the coding sequence ATGAGTTCGGAACTATTTGAACCAACGGTGTTAGATGGCCTGGCCCGTAAAACAGAGGCTATACAACGCAAACGAAAAGTGGGAGGCAAGGAACTATTGGATATGGCGTTATTTGATGGAGATCAATCGTTTAACGGCATGAGTATGCAGTTAATGCGGAGGGATGGGCTTGATATTTCGAAGCAGGCATTGCATCAAAGACATCACAGCAATATGACAAAATTTGTACAAGCCGTTTTTGAGCAATTAATAGCAGTTGAGTTACCGCAAGAACAAACACAAGGGTTGGAGATCCGTATCAAAGATTCCACCCGTTTCGCGTTGCCGGAAGTTATTGCAGAGACATTCCCCGGAACAAAAGGAAGTGGGATGAAAGCGGGAGCATCTGTACAATTTGAATTTGAAATCAAAAGTGGTAAAAGCGATATCAAAGTAACTCCGGCCAACGCAAATGACCAGGGTGAGAGTCATCTGGACAAGGCATCAATTCAGCCGGGGGTATTATATATGAGAGATCTGGGTTACACTCACTTGAGTTATATGAACAATATTAACAAAGTCAAAGCTTTCTTTATTAATAAATTATGTCCGAAAACAACGATTTATCTATTAAAGGACGACCAATACCAAAAGTTAGAGTTGTCGAAACTACAAGGCATAACCGGCGTATTTGATCAACAGGTATATATCGGAGCTGATAAGATGCCGGTAAGGATAATAATAGAACCGGTAAGTGAAGAGCTCAAGGCAAGGCGGATAGCCAATACTGAAAAGTACAATAAAAAGAAAGGCAGTACCACCAGTAAGGGATTCAAAGAGCGGGCAGGGTTTAACTTTATTGTTACCAACCTGGTGAGCGAAAAATATAGCGCTGAATTGATCCAAAAGTTATATCACCTGCGATGGCAGATAGAATTGGTTTTTAAAGCATGGAAGTCGTTTTTAAAGATACACACGTTCCCCAAAGGAAGTTCGGATCGTATAACCAGTATATTATACAGTAAGTTGATCTGGGCAGTTTTGAGTTGGAAAATATGCATGGCTATCGGTAAGATAGGTCAAATTAGTGTTTTAAAGGTGCATCGACTAATCGCTTCTACGAAAGAAGAATTGCGAGCGCAGTCTTTTAGGGATATGCTCAAAGTGGTTAGCTCTGTTGGAGAAATTAAACTTAAAGCACCTTTCAAAAGAGCACAGAAAACATAG
- a CDS encoding DinB family protein, whose amino-acid sequence MENHNDQITRKHLIDLIKGGNAHATLDDALSDLPTQLRGVIPDGLPYSIWQLAEHIRIAQWDILEFSKDQAHQSPKWPEGYWPKETAPQDDAAWHQTIDQIKKDTDSFIALLNDKNNDLYTPFPHGDGQTLLREALLIADHNSYHTAEIIVIRRLLGAWKS is encoded by the coding sequence ATGGAAAACCATAACGACCAGATTACCCGTAAACATTTAATTGATTTGATAAAGGGAGGCAATGCTCACGCAACCTTAGACGACGCTTTGAGCGATTTACCCACCCAATTGCGTGGCGTTATACCCGATGGCTTGCCCTATAGCATTTGGCAACTGGCCGAGCATATCCGGATAGCCCAGTGGGACATACTGGAGTTTAGTAAAGATCAAGCGCATCAATCGCCCAAATGGCCCGAGGGATACTGGCCCAAAGAAACTGCTCCGCAGGATGACGCGGCATGGCATCAAACCATTGATCAGATTAAAAAGGATACCGACAGTTTTATTGCCCTGCTGAATGATAAGAACAACGATTTATATACGCCCTTTCCGCATGGCGACGGGCAAACCTTGTTACGGGAAGCCTTATTGATTGCCGACCATAACAGCTACCACACAGCCGAGATCATCGTGATCAGAAGATTGCTGGGCGCCTGGAAAAGTTAA
- a CDS encoding NAD(P)H-dependent oxidoreductase, protein MKAQNIFVINGGQIFGHSGGRFNKTIFEATRQFFKQQPGFQLRSTDINEAYSPAQEVENFVWADVIIYHTPIWWFQLPHGFKKYIDVVFTEGHQKGIYHSDGRSSANPAINYGTGGMLHGKKYMITTSWNAPAKAFTLPGEFFNQHSVDEGALFGFHRMNAFTGMQQLESLHFHDVEKNADIPKDMQRYEAHLSKVFIGESPL, encoded by the coding sequence ATGAAAGCACAAAATATATTCGTGATTAACGGTGGGCAAATATTCGGCCACTCCGGCGGACGTTTTAATAAAACCATATTTGAGGCCACCAGGCAATTTTTTAAGCAGCAGCCCGGCTTTCAGCTGCGCTCAACAGATATTAACGAGGCCTACAGCCCGGCGCAGGAAGTTGAAAATTTTGTGTGGGCTGATGTTATTATCTATCATACCCCTATCTGGTGGTTTCAGTTGCCGCATGGTTTTAAAAAATATATAGATGTGGTATTTACAGAAGGGCATCAAAAAGGAATTTACCACAGCGATGGCCGCTCGTCGGCCAATCCGGCAATCAACTACGGCACCGGTGGGATGCTCCACGGCAAAAAATACATGATCACCACTTCGTGGAACGCGCCAGCCAAAGCCTTTACCCTACCCGGCGAATTTTTTAACCAGCACAGTGTTGATGAGGGCGCCTTATTTGGTTTCCACCGGATGAATGCATTCACCGGCATGCAACAATTGGAAAGCCTGCATTTTCATGATGTAGAAAAGAATGCCGATATTCCCAAGGATATGCAACGCTACGAGGCGCACCTTAGCAAAGTATTTATAGGCGAAAGCCCCCTCTAA
- a CDS encoding DUF885 domain-containing protein, with amino-acid sequence MKNYLLGILLVLTIVGCKKDGTQTQEESSPFDKFKQQFIDGLWKHNPDWASSVGYHQYDSVLVLPNDASRADQVAFIKSQQSQLAGFDIKKLPAANQIDYHLIQNQIQSSLWQIDTLKAYQWDPSSYNIIGNFAFILNENYAPLPKRVKSFYEKMANIPAYYAEAKKQIKNPVVELTSLAIEQHTGGLSVIEKDFADSLKKANIPATEQKAMLARVKTSVAAINNFTQWLKDLKNPTPRSFRLGKDLYAKKFKYDIQSAYSAKQIYDSAMVRKKYVHSQMFNLSKQLWPKYFGKSNMPADTLQLISKVIDTLSVKHAKPEDFQSTIEKTLPQLVDFVKQKNLLYIDPTKPLVVRKEPGYMAGVAGASCSSPGPYDKGGNTYFNVGSLAGWPKEKAESYLREYNQYMLQILCIHEAIPGHYTQMVYANQSPSLIKAILANGAMVEGWAVYTEQMMLDNGYGNNEPEMWLMWYKWNLRSVCNTILDYSVHTGTMNRDEVVKLLTKEAFQQQAEAEGKWKRASVTSVQLTSYYTGYKEITDLRNAYKKKMGSAYKLKEFNEKFLSYGSAPVKYIKELMLAK; translated from the coding sequence ATGAAGAACTACCTGCTTGGTATATTGCTTGTTTTAACTATTGTAGGCTGTAAAAAGGATGGCACCCAAACCCAGGAAGAAAGCAGTCCTTTTGATAAATTTAAACAACAATTTATTGATGGCCTGTGGAAGCACAACCCCGATTGGGCAAGCAGTGTAGGTTATCATCAATATGATAGCGTACTGGTGTTACCCAATGATGCCAGCCGCGCCGACCAGGTTGCTTTTATTAAAAGCCAACAGAGCCAGTTAGCCGGGTTCGACATCAAAAAGCTGCCCGCCGCCAACCAGATCGATTATCACCTGATCCAGAACCAGATCCAATCGTCGTTATGGCAAATAGATACGCTTAAAGCTTACCAGTGGGATCCGTCTTCATACAACATCATCGGCAATTTTGCATTTATCCTGAACGAAAACTATGCGCCTTTGCCCAAACGGGTTAAAAGTTTTTACGAAAAAATGGCCAACATTCCGGCCTACTACGCCGAAGCTAAAAAGCAGATTAAAAACCCGGTGGTTGAGCTAACCAGCCTGGCCATAGAACAACATACGGGAGGCTTATCGGTTATTGAAAAAGATTTTGCCGACTCGTTAAAAAAAGCCAATATCCCGGCAACGGAACAAAAAGCGATGCTGGCCCGTGTAAAAACATCGGTAGCGGCTATCAACAACTTTACCCAATGGCTAAAGGACTTAAAGAACCCTACACCGCGCAGTTTCCGCCTCGGTAAGGATTTGTATGCTAAAAAGTTTAAGTACGATATCCAGTCGGCCTACAGCGCCAAACAGATTTATGATTCGGCCATGGTGCGCAAAAAGTATGTGCACAGCCAGATGTTTAATTTGAGCAAGCAACTGTGGCCAAAATACTTCGGTAAAAGCAACATGCCGGCTGATACCCTGCAGTTGATCAGCAAAGTAATTGATACTTTATCCGTTAAACATGCCAAACCGGAAGACTTCCAGTCTACCATCGAAAAAACACTGCCCCAGTTGGTTGATTTTGTGAAGCAAAAGAACCTGCTTTATATCGATCCAACCAAACCGCTCGTTGTACGTAAAGAACCCGGCTATATGGCTGGAGTGGCAGGCGCATCGTGCAGTTCGCCGGGGCCCTATGATAAAGGCGGCAACACTTATTTTAACGTGGGAAGCCTGGCCGGATGGCCTAAAGAAAAAGCCGAAAGCTATTTACGCGAGTATAACCAGTACATGCTGCAAATATTGTGTATCCACGAAGCTATTCCCGGGCATTATACACAGATGGTTTATGCCAACCAATCGCCAAGCCTGATTAAAGCTATTTTAGCCAATGGCGCCATGGTAGAAGGCTGGGCAGTTTATACCGAGCAGATGATGCTTGACAACGGCTATGGCAATAACGAGCCCGAAATGTGGCTGATGTGGTACAAATGGAACCTGCGCTCGGTATGTAATACTATTTTAGATTACAGCGTACACACCGGTACCATGAACCGCGATGAGGTTGTTAAACTACTCACTAAAGAAGCCTTTCAGCAACAAGCCGAGGCCGAAGGCAAATGGAAAAGGGCCAGCGTAACCAGCGTACAGCTAACCAGCTATTATACCGGATACAAAGAAATAACCGACCTGCGCAATGCCTACAAAAAGAAAATGGGCAGTGCCTATAAACTCAAAGAATTTAACGAGAAGTTTTTAAGTTATGGCAGCGCACCGGTTAAATATATTAAGGAGCTGATGTTAGCGAAATAA